TTTCAACTTTCCTTATTTTTAATTTTACTTATTTTTATACAGTTTCTATTTATGTGTttgtcttctacttcttcttttgcaTGCAAACTTTGTTTAAATTGTATGAACGTAAATTCAGGCGTTCAGGAGTTTTCTCCTTTGAGTCTTTGAACTCTTTTTTCAAAAATGTATGAACATTTCGTAGATGAATATATGATTTTTTACATGACCATGTTTTTAAATAGAGGATTGTCTTTTAATttacatatatgaacatatatatcgACATACAGTATTCTTTCCTTTTCTACAGTATATGCTTGTTCACGTTTGATGGGCCGCACACCCATCAGTTGTGACGTACTTACCACTGATGGATAATAACCAATGGGCCTTTTTTCTGAAGAAAGACGCCCAAAGGGCATCATAGAACTAATAATTATCTAGGAAAACGACCAGTACAATGAGAAGATAACTGTATGTGAAACGACTAGTAAAAATTAAAATTACAATGAAAATCatactagtcttcttcttcctctatggTTGTTTGTGTATTATGTCTTGATTTAGTTTTCTATCATGAGCTACTCTTTCACTTTAATTAACAGGACTGAGGCAAGCTTTGCCCGCCCATTTCGTAAATGAAAAATTCATATGCAAAAAGTCACCTTGTCCATCGCTATCTCTACATGGTACAGCACGTGGATTAATTCATAAGTAAAGCAAGCATTAGAGTAGAAGCGAAAAATAAACACATTGAGTAGAGTATAAAGCCATACTTCATTTTTAAAAGATTATACAACATATTTGATATGCTTTGGAATAGAACAACCGTGCTACAAGGAACTGCtctcacttccctcaacaacaacaaaaaatctatatctatatttatatctataccaatataaaaagacccaaagggcagattcaattaatctcggccatcaaatcatatCAATCCAACGATCTAACTGCTTcgatgtcgagcgctcaacacgtttagtgtgcaaataatttcatgccaaaaataatgCTAAttacataataacacgcaaataatatcctacttaatatccgcatgcacttaatatacttccaaattaacgtcaTTAcatgtacacattgactagtagttaaaaacaataaaaacaattttAAATATGTTTTATTAATAAAAAATTGAAGGGGTGTTTTATTAATAAGTGATATCACACCACACAAGCCCATGCCCCACTTGTAAGCACACGTTGGGCCCATCAAGCTGGTGAAACGTCGTCTTAGCGGCCTATTGCGCAAAACGTCCCTGAGAACCTAAAATTCGCCTTGCAATTGTAAAAGCTAATTAATGAGTTGAATATTCTCCAAAACTTAAGGATTTTAAATCTTTCTTCATATAAGTTTCCCTCCTATAAATTGAAGGCCATAAATGTGCGAATATCGCATTGGTATGATATAATATACTACCAAAATATTGCCTGCGCATGCATGGAAGCCCATTAACGTCCCTGCATCATACTACTAGTATATAAGTGGAGGCCTCTCTAGTCTACAGTCTACACCCTGCACTCGTCGCTCCTTGCACATTTCGCTGATCCAGAAGGCTCGCCATGGCTGCTGCGACGTTGCTCTTGGCGCTCGCCGTCGTCGCTCTCGGCTCCGGCCATGTTGTGGCTTTCGACCCTAACCCTCTCCAGGACTTCTGCGTCGCCGACCCCACGTCCAAAGGTACGGAAAACAAACGCCGTGCTTGTGGCAGCTCTTCAATTTCCATGTGATCATCCATGGTGATATGCGCGTACGTACCTGCAGTGCACGAGAACGGGGTGGCGTGCAAGGacccggcggcggtggtggcggaggaCTTCCTCTTCGGCGGCCTGGACAAGCCGGGCGGCAAGACGAGCAAGCGCTTCGGGTTCACGGCGAACCAGGTGCAGATCCCGGGCCTGAACACGCTGGGCGAGTCCCACGTCCGCCTCGACGTCGTGCCGGGCGGCGTCTTCCCGGTGCACTACCACCCGAGGGCGGCGGAGACGGCGCTGGTGCTGGAGGGCTCCGTCTACTTCGGCTTCGTCTCCTCCTACCCGGACAACAAGCTCTACGCCAAGGTGCTCCGCAAGGGCGACGTCTTCGCCGTGCCGCAGGGGCTCGTGCACTTCCTCTACAACAACGGCACCGCGCCGGCCACGCTCTACGCCTCCCTCAGCAGCCAGAACCCGGGGCTGGTGCTCCTCGGCAACTCGCTCTTCGCCGGGGCGCTCCCCGACGACCTCGTCGCCAAGACGCTCCTCACGGACCAGCACACCGTGCAGACCATCAAGGCTAACTTCCGGCGGCCTTGATGCATGGCCACGCCGTGCTTTTACCCATCTGTAATCTTTGTATTTTCTGGGGGCGGGCACGGTAATTTGCATGGCAACCGTTGCTTTGCAATAAACATGAAATACTTGGAGCAATATCAATTCGATCGCATATACAAGGCGTTACCATTTGGTTTAATTTTTTAACACCATTACGATTTGATTTGAACAAATCTTCACATTCATTTTGATTCTAAAAAGGAAAGTAATATATATTATTCACTGAAAAAGAAGTATATGTATGCTCGATATGAAAATCTGTAGAACTTATATACTCATGTAAAAAAACTTTGTGTGTATTTCTTAAGGATTATTAAAACTAATTAAGTAGTACTTATCTTGTATTTCTTTCAACATGCAAACCATGTATAGGAAAGATGTATCTCAGCATGTAACAATccattttcattctttttttccgGTAAAATCTATTTTCATTCTTTTTTCCCGGTGAAATCCATTTCATTCTCTCTTTTCAGTGAAACCCATTACCATTTTGTTACACTAATTATATTTTATAAATATCTTATAACTATATAATAAAGCATATGTATGTTCATTAAATATTCTCATATCAAGTTCCATATAACTAAATCAGCCCAAATTCATTTGGCAGTACGGGGACTAGCAGCGAACTTTGTTATCGCATGTAAGCCGAAAGCGAAGAGGAGAGTGATGGCTTGGTATAAGCCCGGGTCGGGATATATTGAACTTAATGTAGATGCCGGGTTTGATCATGACAATCTGAATGGTACGGTTGGTGCAATTCTCGGAgatgataatggcaaatttatagCTGCAGAAAATGAAAGACTGAATTTTGCTATGACTCATTTACTGCTGAAGCAACTGCTGTGAGATTTGGGTTAAATTTAGCACAACCAGTGGGATGTAGCAAGATTGAGGTTGTCTTCGACAATGAAGAATTTGTTAATGATCTGAAGGAAGGCTTCTCCAGCTCAATGGCAAGTGCTATATTCCATGATTATTATTACATGTCGCTAGACTCTTATCACGTCTTCTTTGATTTATGTATTAGATATAGTAATCAGGTAGCCCATGAATTGGCCAAGTTGGCCAAGTTCTCTCCTCCTTGTATCTCGATGGATTCACCTCCGGATGAGATTATTCCTTTTCTTGTAAATGATACAATTGTGATTGAATAAAGGAGATGATTTGTCAAAAAAATCTTGTTGAATATATTGTAACTAAATTCATGCAACAAAGTGTCGGGTATCATCAGCATATATTGTAACTAAACAAGATTATATGTCCTAAAAAAGATTATTATGTGGTGCCAGAATTAATTATTGTGCATATAATACTTTGACTGGTTTATGAGATTGCATTGCTCGTGTCGCCTGAGCCAACATGATGGatacttttttttttgcgggtgccaACATGATGGATACATAATCAtagtcatgtactccctccgtttctaaatataaggtcttttagagatttcagtacagactatatacggatgtatatagatatattttaaagTGTATATTCACTCACTTTGCAGAGGAAGTAGTTCATATTATAATCTAAGGTCTTAtattaggaacaaagggagtataacAAAGACTAGGGGTCGGTGCGCCCTTTGCCGTCTTGTGTGTTGCCATCTAGGCAAACGTCCATTCCATTACCTTCTTTGATGATGGTTGTGACATTCATTTTTTAAGATAGTAAAACTGAACCACTTCAGCCCTCTCATGTAATTAGCGATTTCATCCGTTAGATCTTGATGTTTGAACTTTTTTGGCCGTCTGATCGATTTCATCTCACGAACTGGGCCACATATCGTAAAGGGTTGCTTCTCTGGAAGAAAAATCCGAAGTCTGTGGTTAACTGGGCCTATGCCCCTTCCGTATTTCGGCCCAACGCCTCCCTGTTCATGATGTGCGGGGAACAACCATGGTTTTAAATAGCACAATACAGCTCCGTTATAGCAATGCTATAGCGTTTAGAAAAGGTCCTGCGCTAAAGGATTTTGGTCCAAACAtatgaacaaacattttaaatagcgtgCTATAGTTTTTAGAAGAGCTAAAAAGTAAATAGGGTACAGAAGTAACCAGCGATGCTCGATGGTGCCAGGGTATTTGTTTGACCAGTTTACTCTTCCGCCAAAGAGCTACGTGTGGTTGGAGGGGCTTATGGTTGAACACATAAGGTAAACTCTCTTTGTcttattctcctcaacaatacatgttgttatgcggtttgaccgataaagatcttcgtagaatatgtaggagccaatataagcatccaggttccactattggttattgactgaagacgtgtctcggtcatgtctacatagttctcgaacccgtagggtccgcacgcttaacgttcggtgacgatcgatattatgagtttatgtattttgatgtaccgaaggtagttcggagtcccgaatattatcacggacatgacgaggagtttcgaaatggtcgagacataaagatcgatatattggatgactatatttgtgaaggaaatatgccctagaggcaataataaagttattatttatttcctcatatcatgataaatgtttattattcatgctagaattgtattaaccggaaacataatgcatgtgtgaatacatagacaaacatagtgtcactacattaaaaaaaagacacatccatgacattttgggccgaacgaatttttttcctgtcatacatatgacacttctatgacgataattgtgacaaaactcggtatcatcatagatgtggtgggctcctacttctatgacaaaaaatcatgacagaaaatgggcttttcgtcctgggcgggccggagatgcagctgcatgacattctttgggccgtccatgacggaaaaaaccgtggtagaagcgagggcgaggaaaatttcggcgagttcccggttacggtgggaggtcggggaccgagcgatgcgcgtttctctcgtacatgtatgcgcgtgtgtgcgaggcgttggctctaactgaacccgagcgaggtgttgggctctaactgaacccgagcgattgcactgcaggctacgcattactgaacccgggcgatcgatcgatggctgttaactgaacccgatcgagcgattccttcgctactactgctaactgaagccgatcgatgctgcctctgggatgaacagtgagcgttgttggagggtttggatgaacagtgagcggtggcgttgcctctggatgaacaggaccccgtggtgtggtggagggctggatgaacagtagacggtgggggggtgcccgtggaggggtggttgaacatgaccccgtggtgtggagggctggatgaacagtagacggtggaggggtgcccgtgaaggggtggttgaacagtagccggtggagtagcgcgcggtggaggctggatgaacaggagcccgtggaggctggaggaggtcgacggtagcccgtggaggctggaggaggtcgatggtggagatgaacaatatcccgtggagtcccgttttgcggtacgccacacccctcccgatgaacaataccctcgtttcgaccgtaacgctccaacacaagtccgtttcgtccgttttgcggtacgccacacccctcccgatcaacaggacccctgtttcgactgtaggaggtctgtttcgtctgttttgcggtacgccacaccctcccgatcaacaagacccccgtttcgaccgtaggaggtctgtttcctccgttttacggtacgccagacccctcccgatcaacaggaccccgttccaaatgtaggtggtccgtttcctccgttgtgcgtatgcaggcctcgtttccatcgcttgttccgtccaagccctcccgatcaacacgaccacgcatttcgttccgacccagccggttggctcccacgcgttccgttgcctcccgatgaacacgacgcattccgttgcctccccatgaacacgacgcattccgttgcctccccatgaaccccaacgacggcgctgtttctccattccgacacagccatgtacacgagccctggccgtacgtatgcgcgagtaggcgttcgagaccccgcccgtatgtacaaatacgtggtcgtattttctttcttgcaccctggccgctgtacgtacgtgtacatgctacgtgcgcgcctctactacgacacgtacgcgcctctactacgacatgtgcgcgcctctacatccaccagtatatatgtacgtacacgttcgcgaccagaatgataacgctacatacgcttcgaccaggtgggtcccgactgtcaggcacttccttgcctgcgaagatgtagctggtgggtcccagcagtcaggggggcgaatcattttgttttgcccggacgcacttccttgcgtgcgaagatgtagctggtgggtcccagcagtcaggggaaacgtttttttcgcaaaatacggtggcctgtccggtgggttcccgctgtcaggtggaggaataattattttgcacgtaataaagaggcacttccttgctgcggccgtggacccagctgttagcctctccacgtacagtccacgtctgattgaagccgttccttgaccacgttgaccacgccgcgccgagagcaccatggcagtggacgatggcgaggcctaggaaggggacgacgcggcagtggatgcccacgcgtagaggagcacgagggttcattggtttgctgcggtgtgaggctgccgtcggcgcagaataacagggggtgtgggtgagtagagggatgacctggccagcggtgggagtagtagggggcggtgaggcctccgccgcatcgcagacggccacgggaggcaggagcacgaggcacgaccggcgctggtttgggcggctggagcaagaagaccagaggttgaagaagcactatggccgttggatggacatcgtacggtcactggagctagaatcgtgcatattgactaagttgacaaagccctccgtccccgtcaacttagtaggcccacaagtcagcctgtcactatactgggtcccagctaacaggggaagtattcatttttttgtgcgtaataaggaggcacttccttgcatgcgaagatatagctggtgggtccgagctgtcagcggtggtaacgtttttttcgcgaaatgcagaggcctttcggtgggtccctgatgtcaggtggaggaatcattattttgcgcgtaataaggaggcatttccttgcgtgcggccgtggacccagctgtcggcctctccacgtacagtccacttcagatgcatgtcggtcgttgaccacgttgaccaggccgcgccgagagcaccagggcggtggacgacggcgaggcctaggaagggaacgacacggaggcagggaagactcggcagttgcttcccacgcggaggggagtacgactgtacgagggtttactggttcgtctgccgtcgccggagaataacagcaggtgtgggtgagtagagggatggctaggccagcgatgggagtacggtggggcggtgaggcctgcgcggcagcacagccggccgcgggaggagggagcaggcagtcccgccggcgcttgtttgagcggctggagcaggaagagcagagattgaagaagcacgacggccgttcgatggacatccaacagtcactgcttgtgcgtcaatctttttttaggaaagccccaaatctgtggaaaacagcatacaacccatctgccattatttctaataatttacagcttatttgctaattcttaaggtttttttgagcccatattctttttgttagcagtacagcccatattgtggccacggttaaaaaattatatgaaattttgcatatttcggtgcggtccgaactgtttttaatcccgaaatttcgactcacattcaaactgattttaaaaataaatgtatatcaatataaaatccaacaatttctccacgcataaaaattaatgtaatttaaaatctcgaaatgaaaaaaagatatttgaaactaattgccggtttgatgtgttttaaaaatgtgcatcccatttctcattactgataggtcattttctcggccagccgaatgaagctctcctcgtcttgaaaaatttgcagcccaacaggcctgacaaagcgacttacttggcaaatcacaaaaaaactgggctgtagccatggacccagctgtcagcctctccacatagagtactcttccgatggaagtcggccgttgaccacattgaccacgccgcgccgagagcaccaaggcggtggatgacggcgaggcctaggaaggggacgacacggagccgaggaagactcggcagtggatgcccacgcggggaggagtacgagggttcactggttcgcctgtggcgtgaggctgccgtcgccgcagaataacagggggtgtgggtgagtagagggataccctgggccagcggcaggagtagtagggggcggtgaggcctccggggCATCACAtccgaccacgagaggcaggagcatgcgacacgaccagcgctgctttgggcggctagagcaagaagaccagaggttgaataagcactatggccgttggatggacatcgtacggtcactagagctagaatcgttcatattgactaagttgacaaagccctccgtccttgtcaacttagtaggcccacaagtcagccatccactatggtgggtcccagctagcagggggtattcattttttggtgcgtaataaggagacacttccttgcgtgcgaagatatagctggtgggtccgacctgtcagcgggtggaacgattttttcatgaaatacagaagcccttccaaCGTACaatgcacgtacagtgcgtaataaggaggaactttccttgcgtgcgatcatggaccttgtgggtcccagccgtcaggctctccacgtacagtcctcttccgatgactctcgtattttgaccacgccgcgccgagtgcaccgaggcggtggacgacggcgaggcccagaCTGGAATGatctggagatggggaagacgcggcagtggagtcacagacggagaggagtgggaaacttgactggttcgggtgcggggtgggcctacactcggcagagaataacaggaggtgcggagtggagggatggcctggccgtcggcagggtagcgtttcgctgaggagcgcaaaacaatgcCGCTGGACACCGAAGGCTGGAGTAGGCGGTTCCGGCAgcactgggggaagaagacgagagattgaagaagaatgctggccattggatgtaaatccaacgccttcttaggcttcgacctactggcccacatgtcagccagtccatttgttttttagtccatttggtaggctgggtgaaacaatgatgtagcatctatgcagcccctttaaatcccatttgcatttttcttgaaatccgcagacttgctgggctgggtgaaaaatatcatgttgggctagacggagaaatgttataaaaacataaacacatgattgcacgtcagtaaaatctttgcaagcttatgtacgcaatcactaggagttaacttgccaagttatatataaactattattattattattttgtaagaactttcaacttatgaaataaaatatcattttaatttgatgagttaatagtacgtgtggtattattatttttaggctagacgtgggacagttgagttggttctaggggaaagtactgggagaaaactcagtttatatcgaaaaagaaagtgggagaaaattcagagatcTGCTGGGTCAACctaaggaggggaatatgttgggaggaaggagatttaaagcacgacagccgagtgaactaggtTTTTTActgacaagtgaactagtttacatacataagcaaatatccACTAAAAAGAGAAATCAGGTTAAtgagttcttaaaagaaatatttcggacaaaacagataattacgacacataggctaatgcatgaaacactcagatgataaaggtgcttataaacaaataaagtacaacatctagaccttcctggcacacttgatcatgacgctgcggctgtccgtgtactcgtcggttacgggaagcagacacgccctcatgtccaagatctgcctgtacatgtcgtagcatgcgtatgcttccttggccgcgtaggttatgtaggctagattcagaggtacctcccacgtgtttaggtcgtcttctttcatgttggcgtatcaggggtcgatgatggtctcagcgaggtcaaccacggagtccttctcctgcccgttgttgatgatcttgtattgcttctggatgtcgacaagcttgttgcaccagatggctgaatcatcgcgttcttccttctctccaccgtagcgaaggtgcagtcggcgctgccgatgaaacgggcgaatgctccagaacctggtgcaaccATAGGagtgaggcgaggcagagcttcaccgagtccgtatcgttggtgtacatcacattcaacttggtgcagccataggactgaatggcgaactcaaaggggaactccttgctgaagtccatatccagcaggctcacccctcggatcgccattggagtctcttcgagtgaacgagtgtgtaggagGCGGCAGCAGTTTGTTTCTCAgatcttggggaactggattcaacagtaagctaagtgtgtacaggcgacaacagttactacccctccctcgttcgctgcatgcccggcagaagatgcaccctcggccacacgtcggttcatgagcgggtctgtattggtactgtaataacaggagttagtggtcactttacttaaatttaattagctttaatagaaacttatacttaaaacaagcaatgcattcgctcgttctatcagtgccacaggatcaacatgcacaacaattagaattattattcttaggacgcacacgatcaacacatttgtcgcactttcacaaagataatactaccaagtttgaactgtttgttatggttgttgtcctatgcatcatcatgccgtgtttcctagcttgcaagattcagaaccaacaaataagacccaaataataagtacaacaaagatgcctacacatctcattgattcccagcttgcaagattcagaaccaacaaataagatccaaataataagtacaacaaagatgcctacacatctcattgattcccagcttgcaagattcagaaccaacaaataagattcaaataataattacaacaaagatgcctacacatctcactaattcccagcttgcaagattcagaaccaacccattagagccttttgataaagtgaatatcgggattaaatccatcttggctagccatgtcatacaatcgaagaacttggcgaatgctcttgaccgtcacaacatctgtagttgagtattcctgtttgcacaacatgtttgcacagcacaaacaaggagacgagagagcatgatttcgctttaatagcggcctccttgaactcaacctccagcctacttggatgaggtcttcctagagttccatgattcaattcatgcgcctttttttgcagttcacctgaaatgaagcaaagattgcatcattcagctagcaagaagtacttgctcttgtgagctggcaggttcttctttagtagttgcactaaaattgaggaacattaaggttggctgtctggctcatgtaaggtgcaactataattttcttatccttttgtgcagttccactaaaataaagtgccattgtggtgacagtgatggctccatcttgcaaaggctaataaaatgttgcacgagattaccagcagaacttgacgaagattttggaaactccaatcaccattttgtgcagttccaccaaaattgagagatgttgcccacgtgacattttagttgaactgcacaagacactcaaaaaaagtgttttgtgcagttcaccaaaaggtcacaatagcaacaaggtgaaatggatattcctatctgcacaaaaagatagaaagtaaacagttgctggtcgaTAAGAATATAAGAAACATATACAAAaggaaaagaagcatcttaattatgttcatggcaatcacgcagggacagtagaaattttaaaacgtcagtaatgcttcattttaccagaagcattatgatcaacaatgagattcctcaaatatgggattactttaatggtggcattgcttgtttaccagacacagtaaatcaacagcagctaaagagttggtttaagggcatgggaccgtggggacaccaggacactcaatagtgtaaagaagcaacttacttatcatactagggaaaacagtaggagtgccatttgtaacacagtttaattgcatcttatcacttgaggcattagattaacaataacactggttagacatgtccctaaggtaacagtgtgatcgcttcattttacatgagtccttacattaacaacagcaaaaggttggtataaggacatgcgacagtggacacatcagcacaatgtacctacaaggaggcataaagtggtgatgccgagtttattcatgctatgtgagggcagcaaacctaatcctggagaccttgtactatgtgagggcagcaaatctaatcctggagaccttttactatgtgagggcagcaaatctaatcctggagactttttactatgtgagggcagcaaatctaatcctggagaccttttactatgtgagggtagcaaatctaatcctggagaccttttattatgtgatggcagcaaatctaatcctggacatactctgttgacttgtccaccagccgccactttctatccttttttcaaccaataatagatctgttccttatccagtttgtacagcgttttcccattatttcccttttcaaccaagagaccggttgggtatccggtttctaatactttcaccatattatttcctctttgaatcaagtcctagattcatgctacaactttcccccctttcttcgttgtttgaacaaagccctagattcgaatgcatgaagtagctttacctctaataatactaaaaatttaggtggctttggaagagctgatgggagtagaaaaagatgcacatgcagacacatggggagctggggcagtagagcaaggccactttcgaataacttatacctgagggtcaccgggatgtcggcggcggcaggtcggatctgcggacaatacagcAGGGAGCAAGAAGGGTCGAAGGACCTCCCGAGccagcgctgtgtcggagagaacgacacgggcagaggatcgggcccctccggcagctgtgggtttcct
The sequence above is drawn from the Triticum aestivum cultivar Chinese Spring chromosome 7A, IWGSC CS RefSeq v2.1, whole genome shotgun sequence genome and encodes:
- the LOC123154923 gene encoding germin-like protein 5-1, whose translation is MAAATLLLALAVVALGSGHVVAFDPNPLQDFCVADPTSKVHENGVACKDPAAVVAEDFLFGGLDKPGGKTSKRFGFTANQVQIPGLNTLGESHVRLDVVPGGVFPVHYHPRAAETALVLEGSVYFGFVSSYPDNKLYAKVLRKGDVFAVPQGLVHFLYNNGTAPATLYASLSSQNPGLVLLGNSLFAGALPDDLVAKTLLTDQHTVQTIKANFRRP